The proteins below come from a single Mya arenaria isolate MELC-2E11 chromosome 6, ASM2691426v1 genomic window:
- the LOC128239015 gene encoding uncharacterized protein LOC128239015, producing MAIIGVYIAMSVVLCLAVAQEPNPKGDQTALLTKLVALEARLQETNNTLQSLQNKYNRRATLTKPYPNPHGEDHLTVPYLERDGWEMVFRASAGNGQTVYEAWTKGTGTSTTKPLDMARSYTTHFREANLDHSWTSLKIKHVKFALYKDNIETAYIIFNGVGSTITSWFDKTKILESSWSDLTPSATFNFFSVIGADDGRVLRRFFINQKYAGCAGDVGHFAVVEEKGVCAMDKHVRYPQFVYSDMNSADVWERSQFEHADYLAIYVHV from the exons aTGGCAATTATCGGGGTTTATATCGCTATGAGTGTTGTGTTGTGCTTAGCTGTGGCACAAGAGCCGAACCCCAAAGGCGATCAGACTGCACTTCTGACGAAGTTGGTTGCATTGGAGGCCCGTCTGCAGGAGACAAACAATACACTGCAATCTCTCCAGAACAAATACAACCGACGTGCGACGCTAACTAAGCCTTA TCCGAACCCCCATGGAGAGGACCACCTGACGGTGCCATATCTGGAAAGGGACGGCTGGGAAATGGTGTTCCGTGCCTCTGCAGGGAACGGACAGACTGTGTACGAGGCATGGACAAAAG GGACAGGCACATCTACAACGAAACCATTGGACATGGCCAGATCCTACACTACCCATTTCCGGGAAGCAAATCTTGATCATAGCTGGACATCTTTAAAGATCAAGCACGTGAAATTTGCACTTTACAAAGACAACATTGAGACGGCGTACATTATTTTTAACGGCGTCGGTAGCACGATTACGAGCTGGTTTGATAAGACCAAAATCCTGGAATCCTCCTGGTCTGATCTCACACCGTCCGCTACATTCAATTTCTTCTCGGTCATTGGTGCGGACGACGGCCGGGTGCTGCGGAGGTTCTTTATCAATCAGAAGTATGCTGGGTGTGCTGGTGACGTTGGCCACTTTGCCGTAGTTGAGGAGAAAGGGGTTTGTGCGATGGACAAACACGTCCGTTACCCACAGTTCGTCTACTCTGACATGAACTCTGCTGATGTTTGGGAGAGAAGTCAGTTCGAGCACGCCGATTATCTGGCTATCTACGTTCACGTATAA